The Agromyces mariniharenae genome includes a window with the following:
- a CDS encoding WhiB family transcriptional regulator: MGNPEYRSGVPDDWFIDPVRLGVPGVRSGVGDDNPLAWQSDALCAQTDPEAFFPEKGGSTRDAKKICTGCEVRGECLEYALANDERFGIWGGLSERERRKLRKRAV, from the coding sequence ATGGGCAATCCTGAATATCGTTCTGGAGTACCTGACGATTGGTTCATCGATCCGGTGAGGCTGGGCGTTCCGGGGGTTCGCTCGGGGGTCGGCGACGACAATCCGCTGGCATGGCAGAGCGACGCACTGTGCGCGCAGACCGATCCGGAGGCGTTCTTCCCCGAGAAGGGCGGCTCCACCCGCGACGCGAAGAAGATCTGCACCGGCTGCGAGGTCCGTGGCGAATGCCTCGAGTACGCGCTCGCCAACGACGAGCGGTTCGGCATCTGGGGCGGACTCTCCGAGCGTGAGCGGCGCAAGCTGCGCAAGCGTGCGGTCTGA
- a CDS encoding DUF5719 family protein, whose product MAVRRRTLIRVGLRSLALVGAAALAVGTVAAATFVPWPDHRIEAPSELVQPAESRQLRVCPGPFLTLGEDAAAATTASSVGSASLVTAAEPADAALEQVPLEAPENPNAAQDGTPVAIAAEPGGVDAGMLAGAQSQSISTETLGGFAAAACGEAVADVWLVAGATNLGRSGIVLLSNPTPVAATVDVRVSGEAGAVDAPSALGIIVPPGSQRVLSLAGLAPNLVSPVVHVTSTGGAIAASLEQSTIVGLAPAGAELTGATAAPGTTQVIPGLVVPQAGGVEALEDHADGDDFPAVRLFAPGNAPVAVSIGIVPESGAGGTTLDVSLEPGRVLDVPLGVLDAGTYTVRVEADAPVVAAARASVGGSEGQTDAAAPSDFAWTVATAPLLDSAVVAVPPGPSATLHLVNPAGADAQATLRLDGQERTVVVPAAGAVSVPLGGATSVVLSGTQGLHAGVSFDAADELASFGVQPPGPLDSPILVYPN is encoded by the coding sequence ATGGCCGTGCGTCGTAGGACCCTCATCCGCGTCGGCCTCCGCTCGCTCGCGCTCGTCGGCGCCGCCGCGCTCGCCGTCGGCACCGTCGCCGCGGCGACGTTCGTGCCGTGGCCCGACCACCGCATCGAGGCCCCGTCCGAGCTCGTGCAGCCGGCGGAGAGCCGTCAGCTGCGCGTGTGCCCCGGGCCGTTCCTCACGCTCGGCGAGGACGCGGCGGCCGCGACCACGGCGTCGTCGGTCGGATCGGCGAGCCTCGTCACGGCCGCGGAACCGGCCGACGCGGCCCTCGAGCAGGTGCCGCTGGAGGCGCCCGAGAATCCGAACGCCGCGCAGGACGGCACGCCCGTCGCGATCGCGGCCGAGCCGGGCGGCGTCGACGCGGGCATGCTCGCCGGCGCGCAGTCCCAGTCGATCTCGACCGAGACACTCGGCGGGTTCGCCGCAGCGGCGTGCGGCGAGGCCGTCGCCGACGTATGGCTCGTGGCCGGTGCGACGAACCTGGGCCGCAGCGGGATCGTGCTGCTGTCGAACCCGACCCCCGTGGCCGCGACGGTCGACGTGCGCGTGTCCGGCGAGGCCGGGGCCGTGGATGCGCCGTCGGCCCTCGGCATCATCGTGCCGCCGGGCAGCCAGCGCGTGCTCTCGCTCGCGGGCCTCGCGCCGAACCTCGTGTCGCCGGTCGTGCACGTCACGAGCACGGGCGGCGCGATCGCCGCGAGCCTCGAGCAGTCGACGATCGTGGGGCTCGCGCCCGCCGGGGCCGAGCTGACCGGCGCGACCGCCGCGCCGGGCACGACCCAGGTGATCCCGGGCCTGGTCGTGCCGCAGGCGGGCGGCGTCGAGGCGCTCGAGGACCACGCCGACGGCGACGACTTCCCCGCGGTGCGCCTCTTCGCGCCGGGCAACGCCCCCGTGGCCGTCTCGATCGGCATCGTGCCCGAGTCGGGCGCGGGCGGCACCACGCTCGACGTCTCGCTCGAACCCGGTCGCGTGCTCGACGTCCCCCTCGGCGTGCTCGACGCGGGAACCTACACCGTGCGCGTCGAGGCCGACGCGCCGGTCGTGGCCGCGGCGAGGGCCTCGGTCGGCGGCAGCGAGGGCCAGACGGATGCCGCGGCCCCCTCGGACTTCGCCTGGACCGTGGCCACCGCGCCGCTGCTCGACAGCGCGGTCGTCGCCGTGCCGCCCGGGCCCTCGGCGACGCTGCACCTCGTGAACCCCGCCGGCGCCGACGCCCAGGCGACCCTGAGGCTGGACGGGCAGGAGCGCACGGTCGTCGTGCCGGCCGCGGGCGCGGTGTCGGTGCCGCTCGGCGGCGCCACGTCGGTCGTGCTCTCGGGCACGCAGGGGCTGCACGCCGGCGTCTCGTTCGACGCCGCCGACGAGCTCGCATCGTTCGGCGTGCAGCCGCCCGGGCCGCTCGACTCGCCGATCCTCGTCTACCCGAACTGA
- the galE gene encoding UDP-glucose 4-epimerase GalE has product MSWLVTGGAGYIGSHVVRAFAEQGIDTVVVDDLSSGRHAFLPTGARFVQGTILDGPQLENTIERFDVHGVVHLAGFKYAGVSVSRPLHTYQQNVTGTATLLAAMAAKGVDRIVFSSSAAVYGTPDVDLVTEDTEQRPESPYGESKLVGEWLIADQGRAAGLRHTSLRYFNVVGSGTTEVFDPSPHNLFPLVFEALLEGRTPRINGDDYPTPDGTCVRDYIHVADLAAAHVVAAKRLDAGEPLEPVYNLGSGDGSSVGEIMQTVAAVTGIEFTPEIAARRPGDPARIVASGELAARDLDWKMRHTLSQMVESAWEARRAASEE; this is encoded by the coding sequence ATGAGCTGGCTGGTCACCGGAGGTGCCGGGTACATCGGGTCGCACGTCGTACGGGCGTTCGCCGAGCAGGGCATCGACACGGTCGTCGTCGACGACCTCTCCTCGGGTCGCCACGCGTTCCTCCCGACCGGTGCCCGCTTCGTGCAGGGCACGATCCTCGACGGGCCGCAGCTCGAGAACACCATCGAGCGGTTCGACGTCCACGGCGTGGTGCACCTCGCCGGCTTCAAGTACGCCGGCGTCTCGGTCTCCCGCCCGCTGCACACCTACCAGCAGAACGTCACCGGCACGGCCACGCTCCTCGCCGCCATGGCGGCCAAGGGCGTGGACCGCATCGTGTTCTCGTCGAGCGCGGCCGTCTACGGCACGCCCGACGTCGACCTCGTGACCGAGGACACCGAGCAGCGTCCCGAATCGCCCTACGGCGAGTCGAAGCTCGTCGGCGAGTGGCTCATCGCCGACCAGGGCCGGGCGGCCGGACTGCGGCACACGAGCCTGCGGTACTTCAACGTCGTCGGATCGGGCACCACGGAGGTGTTCGACCCGAGCCCGCACAACCTCTTCCCGCTCGTGTTCGAGGCGCTCCTCGAGGGCCGCACGCCGCGCATCAACGGCGACGACTACCCGACGCCCGACGGCACGTGCGTCCGCGACTACATCCACGTGGCCGACCTCGCGGCCGCGCACGTGGTCGCGGCGAAGCGGCTCGACGCGGGCGAGCCACTCGAGCCCGTCTACAACCTCGGCTCGGGGGACGGCTCGTCGGTCGGCGAGATCATGCAGACCGTGGCGGCCGTCACCGGCATCGAGTTCACGCCCGAGATCGCGGCGCGACGCCCGGGCGACCCCGCCCGCATCGTCGCCTCCGGCGAGCTCGCGGCGCGCGACCTCGACTGGAAGATGCGGCATACGCTGTCGCAGATGGTCGAGAGCGCGTGGGAGGCGCGGCGCGCGGCATCCGAGGAGTGA
- a CDS encoding GlxA family transcriptional regulator — MLQTIACIAMPQMAPFEFGVICEVFGIDRREHGGPTFDFHVVAADPGPISTKLGFDVVVHEGLEFAHEADLVAVPASLIDTAPDERVLEVIRAAVERGAWVLSVCSGAFTLGHAGVLAGRRATTHWMYTDRLAEMFPDTEVDPDVLFVQDDKVVTGAGTAAGIDAALHIVRTELGAGAANIVARRMVVPPQRDGGQSQFIQTPVPECHSDSFAKVTEWMLEHLDHDLTVDLLARKALMSPRTFARRFRAETGTTPNAWLNRQRLLRAQQLLEETSLSLEEIARETGFGAAAVMRHHFLKVLQTTPTQYRRLFGLRAVG, encoded by the coding sequence GTGCTCCAGACCATCGCCTGCATCGCCATGCCCCAGATGGCGCCGTTCGAGTTCGGCGTGATCTGCGAGGTGTTCGGCATCGACCGCCGTGAGCACGGCGGCCCCACGTTCGACTTCCACGTCGTCGCCGCCGACCCCGGCCCCATCTCCACGAAGCTCGGCTTCGACGTCGTGGTGCACGAGGGCCTCGAGTTCGCGCACGAGGCCGATCTCGTCGCGGTGCCGGCCTCGCTCATCGACACGGCGCCCGACGAGCGCGTGCTCGAGGTCATCCGCGCGGCCGTCGAGCGGGGCGCGTGGGTGCTGTCGGTGTGCTCGGGTGCCTTCACGCTCGGCCACGCCGGCGTGCTCGCCGGCCGCCGCGCCACGACGCACTGGATGTACACCGACCGGCTCGCCGAGATGTTCCCCGACACCGAGGTCGACCCCGACGTGCTCTTCGTGCAGGACGACAAGGTCGTCACCGGCGCGGGTACCGCCGCCGGCATCGACGCCGCCCTGCACATCGTGCGCACCGAGCTCGGCGCCGGCGCCGCCAACATCGTCGCCCGCCGCATGGTCGTGCCCCCGCAGCGCGACGGCGGCCAGTCCCAGTTCATCCAGACGCCGGTGCCCGAGTGCCACAGCGACTCGTTCGCCAAGGTCACCGAGTGGATGCTCGAGCACCTCGACCACGACCTCACGGTCGACCTGCTGGCACGCAAGGCGCTGATGTCGCCCCGCACGTTCGCGCGGCGGTTCCGCGCCGAGACCGGCACGACGCCGAACGCCTGGCTCAACCGCCAGCGGCTCCTGCGCGCGCAGCAGCTGCTCGAGGAGACGTCGCTCTCGCTCGAGGAGATCGCCCGCGAGACCGGATTCGGCGCCGCAGCCGTGATGCGGCACCACTTCCTGAAGGTGCTCCAGACGACCCCCACCCAGTACCGGCGCCTGTTCGGGCTGCGCGCGGTCGGCTGA
- a CDS encoding glycosyltransferase gives MFPRVTAVLVVRHGGDHLERTLDAIRFQDRAPDALVAVLAQADARAREQVAGAAPDRIVELQEPLSFGEALRAGERVLEAPASDADALWLLAEDSEPRPGALRSLMATLETARSVAVAGPKLLEWDEPDRIAGLGRTMTRLGRAVPIVADELDQGQHDGLSDVLGLDPAAILVRHSVWQALDGFDPALPTVDDGLDLGVRARLAGHRVAVVPEAEVLFAADGVAGPPGDGRSRSRRRRARAARAAALHRRLAYAPAPAVPLHWITFLPLAVLRSVRLLLIKRPGEIPGEFAAALGTMFSGMRVPRARRVLASSKQAKWSAIAPLRLQPDEQRRRREAAAEARKARARGRSNELQFLGTGGGWVLLATAAASVGLFSWLITASGVGGGGLLPLSGFAELWRNAAYGWRDVGTGFVGAADPFSGVLAVLGSLTFWAPSYAVLLLWLVAIPAAAIGAWFAASRLTERGSLRAVAALVYAFAPPFLTALAEARPGAVIAHVLLGWLAFAVFGAASSWAAAATASLLFAAVIAAAPSLAPALIVGWIVAVAVSGRAAVRLAGLPVPALVLALPLIVEQVGRGTPFGLLADPGVPVGGPVPTPWQLAVGLPSGGWGGWDELVGSFVEVDPKLVASILAVPLVLAALAAVLAPGWRRATLTLGTVLLGYATAVAATHVAVAVVGPDVVAVWAGAGLSLAWLGLVLASVSALDALRRGPALLGAVVAVVSLVAVVPTMIAIAADAVPLGPAGERTLPAYVVAQADTDPRVTTLWMEPEVDGGLRATLEHGTGETLDDQSTLDQTRTVLTDEQVQLATVAGNLASRSGFDPEAAVRDFGVSFVLLAPASDEGREAVQTEARARAALDGNPALIAVGETDFGALWRFAAAEPDAEAAQIPPDAGGWLAVLITIVQVVVIGAAVLLSIPTGAGREVDRRPTRVRRRAAAAAAARAAAAGGGAAAAAEAEDADAAAADDEEAEEPDAAASDESADEPDAAAADDGTMDDTGAADEEPHAAASDDETAEDGSAEDAGAADEESGDDAAEAQRDRTADESKGDDDGRAS, from the coding sequence ATGTTCCCCAGAGTCACCGCCGTCCTCGTCGTGCGTCACGGCGGCGACCACCTCGAGCGGACCCTCGACGCGATCCGCTTCCAGGATCGCGCGCCCGACGCGCTCGTCGCCGTGCTCGCCCAGGCCGACGCGCGCGCGCGCGAGCAGGTCGCCGGCGCGGCCCCCGACCGCATCGTGGAGCTGCAGGAACCACTCTCGTTCGGCGAGGCGCTGCGCGCGGGGGAGCGCGTGCTCGAGGCGCCGGCGTCCGACGCCGACGCGCTCTGGCTGCTGGCCGAGGACTCCGAGCCCAGGCCCGGCGCGCTGAGGAGCCTCATGGCGACGCTCGAGACGGCGAGGTCCGTCGCGGTGGCGGGGCCGAAGCTCCTGGAGTGGGACGAACCCGACCGCATCGCCGGCCTCGGGCGCACCATGACCCGGCTCGGACGCGCCGTCCCGATCGTCGCCGACGAGCTCGACCAGGGCCAGCACGACGGGTTGAGCGACGTGCTCGGACTCGACCCGGCGGCGATCCTCGTGCGTCACTCGGTGTGGCAGGCGCTCGACGGCTTCGACCCGGCCCTGCCCACGGTGGACGACGGACTCGACCTGGGCGTTCGCGCCCGGTTGGCCGGTCATCGCGTGGCGGTCGTCCCCGAGGCCGAGGTGCTGTTCGCCGCGGACGGCGTCGCGGGGCCGCCCGGCGACGGACGCAGTCGTTCGCGCCGCCGACGCGCCCGCGCGGCCCGTGCCGCAGCGTTGCACCGGCGGCTCGCCTACGCGCCGGCGCCCGCCGTGCCGCTGCACTGGATCACCTTCCTCCCGCTCGCGGTGCTGCGCTCGGTGCGGCTCCTGCTCATCAAGCGGCCGGGCGAGATCCCCGGCGAGTTCGCCGCGGCGCTCGGGACGATGTTCTCCGGCATGCGCGTGCCGCGCGCCCGGCGGGTCCTGGCGTCGTCGAAGCAGGCCAAGTGGTCGGCCATCGCGCCGCTCCGCCTGCAGCCCGACGAGCAGCGGCGGCGTCGCGAGGCCGCCGCGGAGGCGCGCAAGGCGCGAGCGCGCGGGCGGTCGAACGAGCTGCAGTTCCTCGGCACGGGCGGAGGCTGGGTGCTGCTCGCGACCGCCGCGGCATCCGTCGGGCTGTTCTCGTGGCTCATCACGGCGAGCGGCGTGGGCGGCGGCGGACTGCTGCCGCTGTCGGGCTTCGCCGAGCTGTGGCGCAACGCCGCCTACGGCTGGCGCGACGTCGGCACCGGATTCGTCGGCGCAGCGGACCCGTTCAGCGGCGTGCTCGCCGTGCTCGGCTCGCTGACGTTCTGGGCGCCCTCGTACGCCGTGCTCCTCCTCTGGCTCGTCGCGATCCCGGCCGCCGCGATCGGCGCCTGGTTCGCGGCATCCCGCCTCACCGAGCGCGGCTCGCTGCGTGCGGTCGCCGCGCTCGTGTACGCGTTCGCCCCGCCGTTCCTGACGGCCCTCGCCGAGGCGCGGCCGGGGGCGGTGATCGCGCACGTCCTGCTCGGATGGCTCGCGTTCGCCGTGTTCGGCGCGGCCTCGTCGTGGGCCGCGGCGGCGACCGCATCCCTGCTGTTCGCCGCGGTCATCGCCGCGGCCCCCAGCCTCGCCCCGGCGCTCATCGTCGGCTGGATCGTCGCGGTCGCGGTGAGCGGGCGCGCGGCCGTGCGGCTGGCGGGACTGCCCGTCCCGGCCCTCGTGCTCGCGCTGCCGCTCATCGTCGAGCAGGTGGGCCGCGGCACGCCGTTCGGGCTCCTCGCCGACCCGGGCGTCCCCGTCGGCGGACCCGTGCCGACCCCGTGGCAGCTGGCCGTCGGACTGCCGAGCGGCGGCTGGGGCGGATGGGACGAACTCGTCGGCTCGTTCGTCGAGGTCGATCCGAAGCTGGTCGCGAGCATCCTCGCCGTGCCGCTCGTGCTCGCGGCGCTCGCGGCGGTGCTCGCGCCGGGCTGGCGCCGCGCGACCCTCACCCTCGGGACGGTGCTCCTCGGCTACGCCACGGCGGTCGCCGCCACGCACGTCGCCGTGGCGGTCGTCGGACCCGACGTCGTCGCCGTCTGGGCCGGGGCCGGACTCAGCCTCGCCTGGCTCGGGCTCGTGCTCGCATCGGTGAGCGCCCTCGACGCGCTCCGCCGCGGACCGGCGCTCCTCGGCGCAGTGGTCGCGGTCGTGTCGCTCGTCGCGGTGGTCCCGACGATGATCGCCATCGCCGCGGACGCCGTGCCGCTCGGACCCGCCGGCGAACGGACCCTGCCGGCGTACGTCGTCGCCCAGGCGGACACCGACCCGCGCGTCACGACGTTGTGGATGGAGCCCGAGGTCGACGGCGGCCTGCGCGCGACGCTCGAGCACGGCACGGGCGAGACGCTCGACGACCAGTCCACGCTCGACCAGACGCGCACGGTGCTCACCGACGAGCAGGTGCAGCTCGCGACCGTCGCCGGCAACCTCGCGTCGCGCAGCGGGTTCGACCCCGAGGCCGCCGTGCGGGACTTCGGCGTCTCGTTCGTGCTGCTCGCCCCCGCATCCGACGAGGGGCGCGAGGCGGTGCAGACCGAGGCGCGGGCGCGCGCGGCGCTCGACGGCAATCCCGCCCTCATCGCCGTGGGGGAGACCGACTTCGGCGCACTCTGGCGCTTCGCGGCCGCCGAGCCCGACGCCGAGGCGGCGCAGATCCCGCCCGACGCCGGCGGGTGGCTCGCGGTGCTCATCACGATCGTGCAGGTCGTCGTCATCGGCGCGGCCGTGCTGCTGTCGATCCCCACGGGTGCCGGCCGCGAGGTCGATCGCCGTCCGACGCGGGTACGTCGCCGCGCCGCCGCCGCCGCGGCCGCGCGAGCCGCCGCGGCCGGCGGGGGAGCTGCGGCCGCCGCCGAGGCCGAGGACGCGGATGCCGCGGCAGCCGACGACGAAGAGGCAGAAGAGCCGGATGCCGCGGCATCCGACGAATCGGCCGACGAGCCGGATGCTGCGGCCGCCGATGACGGGACGATGGACGACACGGGAGCCGCCGACGAGGAGCCGCATGCCGCGGCATCCGATGACGAGACGGCCGAAGATGGATCGGCCGAAGACGCTGGAGCCGCCGACGAGGAGTCGGGCGATGATGCCGCCGAGGCCCAGCGAGACCGCACCGCAGACGAGTCGAAGGGAGACGACGATGGCCGTGCGTCGTAG